A stretch of Cicer arietinum cultivar CDC Frontier isolate Library 1 chromosome 5, Cicar.CDCFrontier_v2.0, whole genome shotgun sequence DNA encodes these proteins:
- the LOC101510690 gene encoding heavy metal-associated isoprenylated plant protein 24, giving the protein MGVQGTLEYLSDLLSSKKKKKKRKQTQTVALKIRMDCEGCARKVKHVLSGVKGAKSVDVDMKQQKVTVSGYVEAKKVLKAAQSTKKKVELWPYVPYTMVAHPYISQAYDKKAPPNMVRKVADTSNIKETTFDDTYVEMFSDENPNACSVM; this is encoded by the exons ATGGGAGTACAGGGTACCTTAGAATACTTATCTGATTTACTAAGTagcaagaaaaagaagaagaagaggaagcaAACTCAAACTGTAGCTCTTAAAATCAGAATGGATTGTGAAGGGTGTGCTCGCAAGGTTAAGCATGTCCTTTCTGGTGTTAAAG GAGCAAAGTCAGTGGATGTGGACATGAAGCAGCAAAAAGTAACAGTGAGTGGATATGTTGAAGCAAAGAAAGTGTTGAAAGCTGCTCAATCAACAAAGAAGAAGGTTGAACTTTGGCCTTATGTTCCATACACTATGGTGGCTCATCCTTATATATCTCAAGCCTATGATAAGAAGGCACCTCCTAATATGGTTAGAAAGGTTGCTGACACTTCCAACATTAAAGAGACCACCTTCGACGATACCTATGTTGAAATGTTCAGTGATGAAAATCCTAATGCCTGCTCTGTTATGTAA
- the LOC101510141 gene encoding LOB domain-containing protein 36-like isoform X1 — MVPWNTPCAACKIQRRKCTEECVFAPYFPPDNPQKFAYVHKVFGASNVAKLLNEVNASQREDAVKSLAYEAEARLRDPVYGCVGLISLLQHNLKSLQIELNNAKKELASFIGPQVMLPPSPPPPPLLSSPPPPNSFFPSSQRQELFTFNIEPPSASSSSSSSSHVSFPFSSSSTSSQFQIHPFHNQLMLSSSQKQQPNHSFFSQKMFKSERANLEEGAGGA; from the exons atggtACCGTGGAATACTCCGTGTGCAGCGTGCAAGATTCAGCGTCGAAAATGCACAGAGGAATGTGTGTTTGCGCCGTATTTTCCGCCGGACAATCCTCAAAAGTTTGCGTACGTACACAAAGTGTTCGGCGCTAGCAACGTTGCAAAGCTATTGAATGAGGTGAACGCTTCACAGCGTGAAGACGCCGTTAAGTCACTCGCTTATGAAGCCGAAGCTCGTTTAAGAGACCCTGTTTATGGTTGTGTTGGTCTTATTTCACTCCTTCAACATAACCTTAAATCCTTGCAAATTGAACTTAATAACGCTAAGAAAGAACTCGCTTCTTTTATTGGTCCTCAAGTTATGCTTCCTCCATCACCACCGCCGCCGCCACTACTATCTTCACCGCCGCCGCCTAattctttttttccttcttctcAACGTCAAGAACTTTTCACCTTCAATATCGAACCACCttctgcttcttcttcttcttcttcttcttcacacGTGTCGTTtcctttctcttcttcttctactTCTTCTCAGTTTCAAATTCACCCTTTTCACAATCAATTAATGCTTTCATCATCACAGAAACAACAACCCAACCATTCGTTTTTCTCCCAGAAGATGTTCAAGTCGGAAAGAGCAAATCTTGAAGAGGGTGCCGGTGGGG CTTAA
- the LOC101510141 gene encoding LOB domain-containing protein 36-like isoform X2, translating into MVPWNTPCAACKIQRRKCTEECVFAPYFPPDNPQKFAYVHKVFGASNVAKLLNEVNASQREDAVKSLAYEAEARLRDPVYGCVGLISLLQHNLKSLQIELNNAKKELASFIGPQVMLPPSPPPPPLLSSPPPPNSFFPSSQRQELFTFNIEPPSASSSSSSSSHVSFPFSSSSTSSQFQIHPFHNQLMLSSSQKQQPNHSFFSQKMFKSERANLEEGAGGV; encoded by the exons atggtACCGTGGAATACTCCGTGTGCAGCGTGCAAGATTCAGCGTCGAAAATGCACAGAGGAATGTGTGTTTGCGCCGTATTTTCCGCCGGACAATCCTCAAAAGTTTGCGTACGTACACAAAGTGTTCGGCGCTAGCAACGTTGCAAAGCTATTGAATGAGGTGAACGCTTCACAGCGTGAAGACGCCGTTAAGTCACTCGCTTATGAAGCCGAAGCTCGTTTAAGAGACCCTGTTTATGGTTGTGTTGGTCTTATTTCACTCCTTCAACATAACCTTAAATCCTTGCAAATTGAACTTAATAACGCTAAGAAAGAACTCGCTTCTTTTATTGGTCCTCAAGTTATGCTTCCTCCATCACCACCGCCGCCGCCACTACTATCTTCACCGCCGCCGCCTAattctttttttccttcttctcAACGTCAAGAACTTTTCACCTTCAATATCGAACCACCttctgcttcttcttcttcttcttcttcttcacacGTGTCGTTtcctttctcttcttcttctactTCTTCTCAGTTTCAAATTCACCCTTTTCACAATCAATTAATGCTTTCATCATCACAGAAACAACAACCCAACCATTCGTTTTTCTCCCAGAAGATGTTCAAGTCGGAAAGAGCAAATCTTGAAGAGGGTGCCGGTGGGG TCTGA